The Podarcis raffonei isolate rPodRaf1 chromosome 2, rPodRaf1.pri, whole genome shotgun sequence genome window below encodes:
- the KCNH3 gene encoding potassium voltage-gated channel subfamily H member 3 — protein sequence MPVMRGLLAPQNTFLDTIATRFDGTHSNFVLGNAQVRGAFPVVYCSDGFCELTGFSRAEVMQRCCACSFLYGPDTSELVRNQIRKALDERKEFKAELILYRKSGVPFWCLLDVVPIKNEKGEVALFLVSHKDITETKSRASADNWKEGGGRRRYSRAGAKGFNANRRRSRAVLYHLSGHLQKQGKGKRKLHKGVFGEKPALPEYKVAAARKSPFILLHYGTFKAGWDGLILLATLYVAVTVPYSVCFSGTKDEGLPEAARAPPSICDLSVEILFILDIVLNFRTTFVSKSGQVVFDPHAIFLHYLTRWFVLDLIAALPFDLLYAFKVNVYFGAHLLKTVRLLRLLRLLPNLDRYSQYSAVVLTLLMTVFALLAHWVACVWYFIGQREVESSPSQLPGIGWLQELARRLETPYYLAQRNSSAEDDSANGTSPALNGSTWELLGGPSLRSAYITSLYFALSSLTSVGFGNVSANTDSEKIFSICTMLVGALMHAVVFGNVTAIIQRMYARRFLYHSRTRDLRDYIRIHRIPPPLKQRMLEYFQATWSASNGIDTRELLQSLPDELRADIALHLHKELLQLPLFEGASRGCRRSLSLSVRTSFCTPGEYLIRQGDALQALYLVCSGSMEVLKDGTVLAILGKGDLIGCHISSREEAVQANADVRGLTYCDLQCLSLPGLLDSLELYPEFASKFRHELPCELSYNLGGGSSFQAETPSLSNRAPTALLSTLAKDSDTSFPSRRRTPCLPTEAVDEPSSPLLPSSAGGHSNPPPRSGFPRHPPPETSSRPTALRLHTAPCSGPPDLSPRVVDGIEDGSGSDKPMFSFRLGHSGPDYSSPSPGTDSGLLTIPPELPGADTIEKLRQAVAELSGQVQQMREGLHSLRQAVQLFLFSQTPTHSRADPSSYAPFSHADATPAMPLLSPLRVDTGLPPAFCPHSVPPAPCPNGACGRVQWMWAPPAGQSSPWPGMYWARGPGKDSETVPISPAGHGSKDQGSNAQLPSQLQRESSLSRACSPTDPTGLMETKTSRTQACDSSSLEMVLIGTEDDGSVCGAPCWPEEEGTGL from the exons acAGCAATTTTGTACTGGGCAATGCCCAAGTccgtggcgccttccctgtggtcTACTGTTCCGATGGCTTCTGTGAACTGACCGGCTTCTCCCGGGCTGAGGTCATGCAGCGCTGCTGTGCCTGCAGCTTCCTCTATGGACCTGACACCAGCGAACTCGTACGCAACCAGATCCGCAAGGCGCTGGACGAACGCAAGGAATTTAAGGCGGAGCTCATCCTCTACAGGAAAAGCG GTGTCCCCTTCTGGTGTCTCCTGGATGTGGTGCCAATCAAGAATGAAAAGGGAGAAGTGGCTCTTTTTTTAGTCTCCCACAAAGACATCACAGAGACCAAGAGCAGAGCATCTGCGGACAACTGGAAGGAAGGAG GTGGACGGCGACGTTACAGCCGAGCTGGGGCCAAAGGCTTCAATGCCAACCGTCGCCGGAGCCGGGCTGTGCTCTACCATCTCTCTGGGCATCTCCAGAAGCAGGGCAAAGGGAAGCGAAAGCTCCACAAG ggtGTCTTTGGGGAGAAGCCTGCCCTCCCCGAATACAAGGTGGCTGCAGCGCGCAAGTCCCCCTTCATCCTGCTGCATTATGGGACCTTCAAGGCCGGATGGGATGGCCTGATTCTGCTGGCCACCCTGTACGTGGCTGTGACCGTGCCCTACAGTGTTTGCTTCAGTGGCACCAAAGATGAGGGGCTTCCGGAGGCTGCTCGGGCACCCCCCAGCATCTGTGATCTTTCGGTTGAGATCCTTTTTATCCTAG ATATCGTGCTGAATTTCCGCACCACCTTTGTGAGCAAGTCAGGGCAGGTGGTGTTTGACCCTCATGCCATTTTCCTGCACTACCTGACCCGCTGGTTTGTACTGGACCTCATAGCAGCACTGCCGTTCGACCTCCTCTATGCTTTCAAGGTCAATGTG TACTTCGGGGCTCATCTGCTCAAGACGGTGAGGCTCCTGcgcctgctgcggctgctgcccaACCTGGACCGGTACTCGCAATACAGCGCCGTGGTGTTGACCCTCCTCATGACCGTCTTTGCGCTCCTGGCGCACTGGGTCGCCTGCGTCTGGTACTTCATCGGGCAGCGCGAAGTCGAGAGCAGCCCCTCTCAGCTGCCGGGGATCG ggTGGCTGCAGGAGTTGGCCCGTCGCCTTGAGACGCCCTACTACTTGGCTCAGAGGAACAGCAGCGCTGAGGACGACTCCGCCAACGGGACCAGCCCGGCTCTGAACGGCAGCACGTGGGAGCTTTTAGGGGGCCCCTCGCTGAGAAGCGCTTATATCACCTCCCTGTACTTCGCCCTCAGCAGCTTAACCAGTGTGGGCTTTGGCAACGTGTCGGCAAACACCGACTCGGAGAAGATTTTCTCCATCTGCACCATGCTGGTGGGGG ccTTGATGCACGCAGTAGTCTTCGGGAACGTGACCGCCATCATCCAGCGCATGTATGCGCGCCGCTTCCTCTACCACAGCCGCACGCGCGACCTGCGCGATTACATCCGCATCCACCGCATCCCTCCGCCGCTGAAGCAGCGCATGCTGGAATACTTCCAGGCCACCTGGAGTGCCAGCAACGGCATCGATACTCGTGAG TTGCTGCAGAGCCTCCCAGATGAGCTTCGCGCAGACATCGCTCTCCACTTGCACAaggagctgctgcagctgccCCTCTTTGAGGGGGCCAGCCGGGGCTGCCGGCGCTCCCTTTCGCTCAGCGTCCGCACGTCGTTCTGCACGCCAGGGGAGTACCTGATCCGGCAGGGGGATGCCCTTCAGGCCCTCTACCTTGTCTGCTCGGGCTCCATGGAGGTGCTCAAAGACGGCACTGTGCTCGCCATCCTAG GTAAGGGGGACCTAATCGGTTGCCACATCTCATCCAGGGAGGAGGCGGTCCAGGCCAACGCGGACGTGCGGGGCCTCACCTACTGTGACCTGCAGTGCCTGAGCTTGCCTGGCCTTCTCGACAGCCTCGAGCTCTACCCAGAATTTGCCAGCAAATTTCGCCACGAGCTCCCGTGCGAGCTCAGCTACAACCTGGGCGGAGGCAGCAGCTTCCAG gctgagaccccatcGCTGAGCAACAGGGCACCCACCGCATTGCTTTCCACCTTGGCGAAGGACTCTGATACTTCGTTCCCTTCACGCCGCAGAACTCCGTGCTTGCCCACAGAGGCTGTGGACGAGCCCTCCAGCCCCCTGCTACCCTCTTCCGCTGGAGGCCACAGCAATCCCCCACCACGGTCAGGCTTTCCACGCCACCCACCTCCTGAAACTTCCTCACGTCCCACGGCGTTGCGGCTACATACAGCTCCCTGCAGTGGCCCCCCAGACCTCAGCCCCAG GGTTGTAGACGGCATAGAAGACGGATCCGGTTCCGACAAACCCATGTTTAGTTTCCGCCTCGGTCATTCGGGCCCGGACTACAGCAGCCCTTCACCTGGCACAG ACAGCGGTCTGCTCACAATCCCCCCAGAGCTACCTGGTGCAGACACCATTGAGAAACTACGACAAGCG GTGGCCGAGCTCTCCGGGCAGGTTCAGCAAATGCGCGAAGGCCTGCACTCGCTTCGCCAGGCCGTGCAGctcttccttttctcccagaCACCGACGCACTCGCGGGCCGACCCTTCCTCTTACGCGCCCTTTTCTCATGCAGATGCTACTCCTGCCATGCCTCTGCTAAGTCCGCTCCGAGTAGACACAGGACTCCCGCCCGCCTTCTGCCCCCACAGCgtcccgcccgccccctgtcccaaCGGTGCCTGTGGCAGGGTACAGTGGATGTGGGCACCGCCGGCCGGACAGAGCTCGCCCTGGCCCGGCATGTACTGGGCACGGGGGCCGGGCAAGGACTCCGAGACGGTGCCCATTTCGCCGGCGGGGCACGGATCCAAGGACCAGGGAAGCAACGCACAGCTGCCAAGCCAGCTCCAAAGAGAGAGCTCCCTTTCCCGAGCTTGCTCCCCCACAGACCCTACGGGCCTCATGGAAACCAAAACTTCCAGGACTCAAGCCTGCGATTCCTCAAGCCTTGAGATGGTGCTGATTGGTACTGAGGACGATGGGTCTGTCTGCGGCGCCCCCTGCTGGCCGGAGGAGGAAGGCACGGGCCTGTGA